Proteins from a single region of Veillonellaceae bacterium:
- a CDS encoding 4Fe-4S binding protein, which yields METVNITIDGSLFEVPKNFTVLEAAQTAGIKVPTLCNHPELRPEGNCRVCVVEVKGARSLVASCVYPVSDGMVINTNTPAVRDARKMVVELLLANHPQDCLSCQRNLNCELQTIAADLGIRQVRFDGEKKSHQIDNSNPSLVRDQNKCILCGRCIRACSERQGVHVYSYANRGFNTTVVPAFNQTLDKVACTYCGQCASVCPTGAIVIKDDTARVWQELANPAKHVVVQTAPAVRVALGEALGLPPGAVVTGKMVAALKRLGFDKVFDTNFSADLTIMEEGAEFLHRLKNGGKLPMITSCSPGWVNFAELFYPDLLEHLSSAKSPQQMFGALVKTYYAEQANLDPANIVSVSIMPCTAKKAEAARDEMTASGYRDVDYVITTSELAAMIKEAGIDFGSLAEGNYDDPMGIATGAGVIFGATGGVMEAALRTVSELVTGKELECIDFHNVRGLQGVKEASLNIGGIEVKIAVAHTLLNARTLMDKIRDGEADYHFIEIMACPGGCIGGGGQPISAVTDFRQKRIDGLYDCDTKAILRKSHSNPAIKELYATWLGQPLGEKAHKLLHTHYHKQSRG from the coding sequence ATGGAAACGGTTAATATTACAATCGACGGCAGCCTATTCGAGGTTCCAAAAAATTTCACCGTCCTCGAAGCGGCCCAGACAGCCGGAATCAAAGTTCCTACTTTGTGTAATCACCCGGAATTAAGACCGGAGGGCAACTGCAGAGTTTGTGTGGTAGAAGTTAAAGGCGCCCGCAGTTTAGTTGCATCTTGTGTGTATCCGGTAAGTGATGGGATGGTCATAAATACTAACACTCCAGCTGTTAGAGATGCCCGTAAAATGGTTGTTGAATTGCTTTTAGCTAACCATCCGCAAGATTGTCTATCCTGCCAGCGAAATCTGAATTGTGAACTGCAAACGATTGCGGCTGACTTAGGGATCAGACAAGTACGGTTTGACGGAGAAAAGAAGAGTCATCAGATTGATAATAGCAACCCTTCACTGGTACGTGACCAAAATAAATGCATCTTATGCGGCCGCTGCATTCGTGCATGCAGTGAACGCCAAGGTGTTCATGTTTATAGCTATGCCAATCGTGGGTTTAATACAACGGTGGTACCCGCCTTTAACCAGACGTTAGACAAAGTGGCTTGTACCTATTGTGGTCAGTGTGCCAGTGTATGTCCGACAGGGGCTATTGTCATCAAAGATGATACTGCGCGGGTATGGCAAGAGTTGGCAAACCCCGCTAAGCATGTTGTAGTACAAACAGCACCGGCTGTCAGAGTAGCATTAGGTGAGGCTCTTGGGCTGCCCCCTGGTGCTGTAGTTACAGGCAAGATGGTAGCTGCCCTAAAGCGACTTGGCTTTGATAAGGTTTTCGATACAAACTTTAGCGCTGATTTAACGATTATGGAAGAAGGCGCTGAATTTCTGCACCGGCTGAAAAACGGTGGCAAGCTGCCGATGATAACATCATGCAGTCCGGGGTGGGTAAACTTTGCTGAGCTATTTTATCCTGATTTATTAGAGCATCTTTCATCGGCCAAATCGCCGCAACAAATGTTTGGCGCCCTTGTTAAGACATATTATGCCGAACAAGCTAATCTTGACCCTGCAAACATAGTTTCAGTATCAATTATGCCTTGTACTGCTAAAAAAGCTGAAGCGGCTCGCGATGAAATGACGGCAAGCGGATATCGCGACGTAGATTATGTTATAACAACATCTGAGTTAGCGGCAATGATTAAAGAGGCTGGGATTGATTTCGGCTCGCTTGCCGAGGGAAACTATGACGATCCGATGGGGATTGCGACAGGCGCTGGTGTTATATTCGGTGCTACAGGAGGGGTTATGGAGGCGGCGCTGCGCACCGTTAGTGAACTAGTAACAGGCAAAGAACTTGAATGTATTGATTTTCATAATGTGCGCGGGCTGCAAGGCGTAAAGGAAGCGTCGCTCAATATCGGCGGCATTGAAGTCAAAATAGCGGTAGCTCATACACTATTAAATGCCCGTACGCTTATGGATAAAATCAGGGATGGTGAAGCCGATTACCACTTTATAGAAATCATGGCCTGTCCGGGCGGCTGTATCGGAGGCGGGGGGCAACCTATCAGTGCCGTTACCGATTTCCGTCAGAAACGAATTGATGGACTCTATGACTGCGATACAAAGGCTATTTTGCGCAAATCACACTCGAATCCGGCCATCAAAGAGCTGTACGCTACATGGTTAGGCCAGCCTTTAGGCGAGAAAGCCCATAAATTGCTTCATACTCATTATCATAAGCAAAGCCGCGGCTAG
- the nuoF gene encoding NADH-quinone oxidoreductase subunit NuoF, with protein sequence MEHIRSHVLICSGTGCVSSGSKKVEAALRDQLAQKGLDKEVKIVETGCHGFCEMGPLVIVYPEGVFYVRVKEDDVAEIVESHLYKGRIVERLLYKEPISLEKIPNYGDIPFYKKQMRMVLANCGHIDPENIEEYIAVGGYEALGKALSEMQPADVIEEVKKAGLRGRGGGGFPTGLKWGFTRNAPGEKKYVVCNADEGDPGAFMDRSILEGDPHRIIEGMAVCGYAIGADEGYVYVRAEYPLAIKRLKLAIAQAEDYGLLGENILGSGFNFKVKIKEGAGAFVCGEETALLASIEGKRGMPRPRPPFPAVSGLWGKPTNINNVETFGNVPQIITNGAEWYASIGTERSKGTKVFALTGRINHTGLAEVPMGIKMREIIYEIGGGIPNSKKFKAVQIGGPSGGCLPEQLLDLSVDYDSLTEAGAMMGSGGLVVMDETTCMVDVAKFFLNFTQSESCGKCTPCREGTKRMLEILTRITEGEGRVGDIELLETMGKNIKATALCGLGQTAPNPVLSTLKYFRHEYEAHINEKKCPAGACAKLAGYTITDLCKGCSLCKKSCPVEAINGVVKAKHEIDQAICIKCGTCLSKCPFKAIIKG encoded by the coding sequence TTGGAACACATTAGGTCGCATGTACTGATCTGCTCAGGAACAGGCTGTGTTTCCTCAGGGTCGAAAAAGGTAGAGGCCGCTTTGCGCGACCAATTAGCTCAAAAAGGCCTTGATAAAGAGGTGAAGATTGTTGAAACCGGTTGCCACGGTTTTTGTGAAATGGGGCCGCTGGTTATTGTCTATCCTGAAGGCGTTTTTTACGTAAGGGTAAAAGAAGATGATGTTGCGGAAATAGTTGAGAGCCATTTATATAAAGGACGGATAGTCGAGCGATTGCTATACAAGGAACCTATTTCTTTAGAAAAAATACCGAACTATGGCGATATACCATTTTATAAAAAACAGATGCGAATGGTTCTGGCTAATTGCGGTCATATTGACCCCGAAAATATTGAGGAGTATATCGCAGTTGGTGGTTATGAGGCGCTGGGGAAAGCACTGTCCGAAATGCAACCTGCCGATGTTATTGAAGAAGTTAAAAAGGCCGGTCTTAGAGGCCGGGGGGGCGGCGGTTTTCCTACCGGCTTAAAATGGGGCTTTACACGCAATGCGCCCGGAGAAAAGAAGTATGTTGTTTGTAATGCCGACGAGGGTGATCCGGGCGCTTTTATGGATCGCAGCATTCTTGAAGGGGACCCGCACCGGATTATTGAAGGGATGGCAGTGTGCGGCTACGCAATAGGGGCTGACGAAGGCTATGTCTATGTACGGGCTGAGTATCCGCTGGCTATAAAAAGACTAAAGCTGGCTATTGCTCAGGCTGAAGATTATGGCTTATTAGGGGAAAATATTCTCGGGTCGGGTTTTAACTTCAAGGTTAAGATTAAAGAGGGGGCAGGGGCCTTTGTCTGTGGCGAAGAAACGGCGCTGCTCGCTTCTATTGAAGGAAAGCGGGGAATGCCCCGACCGCGGCCGCCGTTTCCGGCAGTTTCAGGCCTGTGGGGTAAGCCTACCAATATTAACAATGTTGAAACCTTTGGCAATGTGCCGCAGATAATTACTAACGGCGCTGAATGGTATGCTTCCATCGGAACTGAGCGCAGCAAGGGAACTAAAGTCTTTGCACTTACCGGCCGTATTAATCACACCGGCTTGGCTGAAGTACCGATGGGAATTAAAATGCGGGAAATAATATACGAGATCGGCGGCGGTATTCCTAACAGCAAGAAATTTAAGGCCGTGCAAATCGGTGGTCCGTCCGGCGGCTGTCTGCCGGAGCAGCTCTTGGATTTATCTGTCGATTACGACTCACTGACTGAAGCCGGGGCAATGATGGGGTCCGGCGGTCTAGTTGTTATGGATGAAACAACTTGCATGGTAGATGTAGCTAAGTTCTTTCTTAATTTTACGCAATCAGAATCATGCGGCAAGTGTACGCCATGCCGGGAAGGCACTAAGCGGATGTTAGAAATTTTAACTCGGATTACCGAGGGTGAAGGCAGAGTCGGTGATATTGAGCTTCTTGAGACAATGGGTAAAAATATTAAAGCAACAGCACTCTGCGGTCTTGGTCAAACGGCTCCTAACCCTGTGCTCAGCACTCTTAAATATTTCAGACATGAATACGAAGCCCATATAAATGAAAAGAAATGTCCGGCGGGGGCATGTGCTAAATTGGCAGGATATACAATAACTGACCTGTGTAAAGGTTGCAGTTTGTGTAAGAAATCCTGCCCGGTTGAAGCAATTAACGGTGTGGTCAAAGCTAAGCATGAAATTGACCAGGCAATATGTATTAAGTGCGGCACCTGTCTGAGCAAGTGCCCGTTCAAGGCAATTATCAAAGGCTAA
- a CDS encoding (2Fe-2S) ferredoxin domain-containing protein — protein MKTIEDLKRLREQVESKTKLRHTTGTRIIVGMGTCGIAAGAREVMSAILAEIARRNLEDVAITQTGCIGMCEQEVLVDVVRPGEPRVTYGRVTPSDVAKIIAQHVVNGRIVEELAVGKID, from the coding sequence ATGAAAACGATTGAGGATCTGAAACGTTTACGCGAACAAGTTGAATCAAAGACAAAACTGCGGCACACAACGGGAACAAGAATTATTGTCGGCATGGGCACATGCGGTATTGCTGCCGGAGCCCGTGAGGTTATGTCGGCAATTTTAGCTGAGATTGCCCGGCGCAACCTGGAGGACGTTGCTATTACTCAAACAGGGTGTATAGGTATGTGCGAACAGGAGGTTTTAGTAGATGTTGTCCGGCCGGGCGAGCCGAGGGTCACTTATGGCAGGGTAACGCCCTCTGACGTGGCTAAAATTATCGCCCAGCATGTTGTGAACGGGCGTATTGTTGAAGAACTTGCAGTTGGTAAAATAGACTAA
- a CDS encoding ATP-binding protein encodes MRELSLHILDLVQNSLEAGSSEVSLVVIEDLANDKLVITVSDNGRGMSESKRNSVSDPFVTSRHTRRVGLGLPLVDMYTQLCNGSMNIQSQPGAGTTVQAIFQYSHFDRPPLGNMVETIKTIIIANPGLLFKYTHKVGDKTFQLSTHDITEALGDVPLSFPEVIVWLDEYLTTNLDGLYGGAEHEND; translated from the coding sequence ATGCGTGAATTGTCGCTTCATATTCTTGATTTAGTGCAGAATTCCCTGGAAGCAGGCTCCTCAGAAGTCAGCCTGGTCGTTATTGAGGATCTGGCAAACGACAAGCTAGTTATTACTGTTAGTGATAATGGCAGGGGTATGAGTGAGAGCAAAAGAAATAGTGTTAGTGATCCGTTTGTAACTAGCCGCCATACTAGGCGTGTGGGCCTGGGCCTTCCGCTTGTTGATATGTATACTCAATTGTGTAATGGCAGTATGAATATACAATCGCAGCCGGGAGCGGGCACTACCGTCCAGGCTATTTTCCAGTACAGCCATTTTGATCGTCCGCCGCTTGGCAATATGGTAGAAACAATAAAAACAATCATTATCGCCAATCCCGGCTTATTGTTTAAATATACTCATAAAGTAGGAGACAAGACTTTTCAGTTATCTACACATGACATTACTGAAGCTCTTGGCGATGTTCCGCTTAGTTTCCCTGAAGTAATTGTTTGGCTTGACGAATACCTGACAACTAATTTGGATGGTTTATATGGAGGTGCAGAGCATGAAAACGATTGA